Proteins from a single region of Theileria parva strain Muguga chromosome 1, complete sequence, whole genome shotgun sequence:
- a CDS encoding Bromodomain protein, translating to MSTESLVLPSLHRGEVLLTPEDAMKLNKDLEKSNYRFEVIFEVYNPPKIPPKKPKSVELHLRSKSHSLGDEYTPSRSTKKRIISKQESSLRFDSFGNNSGEYFEKRSSRPRKQTFSFTDDLYDEPSNFAYSEPYKPEKSKPNKTSSQKSSQKDNKPVKILYRTVPISTKHLPKLPKNTWEYSCYRILQMIKYMDTDKWFWYPVDPVVDGVPDYLTVIKRPMDFHTITERLHTKHYSSPYGWQTDMRQIFYNAFLFYPPENIICQAARTLSLALENKLKSSRYINPDEFYLTLSMDPAKLREEIENLYAPRSRKAYDAWVAPVQTLEDRRSKKRFGRLGRLDEDNYTDLDSIDTSGDFTDDDEYVNLNSKYSKKKTIRPDRGLRQDRSRAESGMRRRKPAKFGATMFGSEEIPQYGLVPQPPTIQKMLNDKPLTLSQQKTLQANMFRLAPNQRKAALELVQDELGILADNHKDDPQFFFDTDLLSIERQKQFFTYVNQMAKTNVEHMIKSDKAKVAKQASDVRIMSRPEKFRTPSGMFSDSSSTSSISDVASNLLSSDDFFSSSDSENEIVPEKPVRTDSQKDTGLPEYLPVDEFEGDKHHLSEGIMGNHADFLGKIETPSESDNMSTSGKKTAWMDWKGQAIHHRDVAQQTGVPPRNEDEQIAESFDARI from the exons ATGTCGACGGAATCACTGGTACTTCCCTCCCTCCATAGAGGAGAAGTTCTTCTCACACCAGAAGACGCAATGAAACTTAACAAGGATTTGGAAAAGTCAAATTATAGGTTCGAGGTTATTTTTGAGGTCTACAACCCCCCAAAAATACCTCCAAAGAAGCCAAAATCTGTGGAACTACACCTTCGCTCTAAATCCCATTCACTTGGAGATGAATACACGCCCTCCAGATCAACGAAAAAGCGCATTATCTCGAAACAGGAATCTTCTCTAAGGTTCGACTCTTTTGGAAATAACTCCGGCGAATATTTTGAAAAGAGGTCCTCAAGACCGAGGAAACAGACGTTTAGTTTCACCGATGATTTGTATGATGAACCCTCTAATTTCGCATATTCAGAACCCTATAAGCCTGAAAAATCTAAACCAAATAAGACTTCTTCACAAAAATCATCACAAAAGGACAATAAGCCCGTTAAAATCCTCTACAGAACGGTCCCAATCTCGACGAAACACCTACCTAAACTACCCAAGAATACCTGGGAATACTCCTGTTATCGCATCCTCCAGATGATCAAGTACATGGACACAGATAAGTGGTTTTGGTACCCAGTGGATCCAGTTGTGGATGGAGTGCCAGACTACTTGACTGTGATTAAGCGTCCAATGGATTTTCACACGATTACCGAGAGATTACACACAAAGCACTATTCAAGTCCTTACGGCTGGCAAACAGATATGCgtcaaatattttacaacgCGTTTCTGTTTTACCCACCCGAAAACATCATTTGCCAAGCAGCTCGGACACTGTCACTGGCTCTTGAGAATAAACTTAAGTCGTCCAGGTACATTAACCCTGACGAGTTTTACTTAACATTGTCAATGGATCCAGCCAAGTTGAGAGAGGAAATAGAAAATTTATACGCCCCGAGGAGTAGGAAAGCCTATGATGCGTGGGTAGCACCAGTTCAAACACTGGAAGACCGAAGGTCTAAAAAGAGATTTGGACGTCTTGGAAGATTAGATGAGGATAACTACACAGATCTCGACTCTATTGACACCTCAGGTGACTTCACAGACGACGACGAGTACGTGAACTTGAATTCAAAATATTCCAAAAAGAAGACGATTAGACCAGATAGAGGGTTGAGACAAGATAGATCGAGAGCTGAGTCAGGAATGAGAAGACGGAAACCAGCTAAATTTGGAGCAACAATGTTTGGTTCTGAAGAGATCCCACAGTATGGGTTAGTACCCCAACCACCAACAATACAGAAAATGCTAAATGATAAACCACTGACACTTTCACAGCAAAAAACACTCCAGGCTAATATGTTCAGACTTGCACCAAACCAGCGCAAAGCAGCCTTAGAGCTAGTCCAGGATGAGCTTGGCATCCTGGCCGACAACCATAAAGACGATCCTCAGTTCTTTTTCGATACAGATTTGCTATCAATTGAGAGGCAAAAGCAGTTCTTCACGTACGTAAACCAAATGGCCAAGACTAACGTGGAACACATGATTAAGAGTGATAAGGCAAAGGTTGCAAAGCAAGCCTCAGACGTTAGGATCATGAGCAGGCCAGAGAAGTTCAGAACCCCTTCAGGAATGTTCAGTGACTCTTCGAGCACTTCATCGATTTCTGACGTCGCTTCTAATTTGCTAAGTTCTGATGATTTCTTTAGCTCTTCAGATTCTGAAAATGAAATTGTTCCTGAAAAACCTGTCAGAACAGACAGTCAAAAAG atACTGGATTGCCCGAATACTTGCCTGTGGATGAATTTGAGGGAGATAAACACCACCTGAGTGAAGGAATAATGGGAAACCACGCGGACTTCCTAGGGAAGATCGAAACCCCCAGCGAGAGTGAC AACATGTCAACCAGCGGCAAAAAAACTGCTTGGATGGACTGGAAGGGCCAGGCGATACACCACCGCGACGTGGCTCAGCAGACTGGAGTGCCTCCCAGAAACGAGGATGAGCAAATCGCAGAGAGTTTTGACGCAAGAATCTAG
- the Sdhb gene encoding succinate dehydrogenase and fumarate reductase iron-sulfur protein yields MATSRFGVIFKTLPVLSPKNVNFSVFRYTPNSKEKPRMQTYTVDTNECGPMILDALIKIKNEMDSTLTFRRSCREGICGSCAMNINGENGLACLMDIEKQASMGTVEIQPLPGMYVLKDLVPDLTNFYEQYRSVEPWLKRKTPKEGDKEYYQSREDRQKLDGLYECILCACCSTSCPSYWWNPEHYLGPAALMQAYRWIADSRDEYTTERLVEVNDTMKLYRCHGILNCTKVCPKGLDPAGSISKLKKLVEENVSDDWEDIALDEYKERNRKAVVQNL; encoded by the exons ATGGCTACTAGTAGATTTGGTGTGATTTTCAAAACATTGCCTGTTTTGAGCCCCAAAAATGTCAATTTCTCCGTCTTCAGGTACACTCCAAACAGTAAGGAGAAGCCGAGGATGCAAACCTACACCGTCGACACTAACGAGTGTGGGCCCATGATCCTCGACGCTctaataaagataaaaaacGAGATg GATAGTACACTCACATTCCGCAGAAGCTGTCGAGAAGGCATTTGCGGCAGCTGTGCAATGAACATTAATGGAGAAAACGGCCTGGCCTGCCTCATGGATATAGAAAAACAGGCCTCTATGGGTACTGTGGAAATCCAGCCACTCCCAGGGATGTACGTTCTCAAGGATCTGGTTCCGGATCTGACCAACTTCTATGAACAGTACAGGAGCGTTGAGCCCTGGTTGAAGAGGAAGACTCCAAAG GAGGGAGATAAGGAGTATTACCAGTCCAGAGAGGACAGACAGAAGCTTGACGGGCTTTACGAG tgtATTCTCTGTGCTTGCTGTTCTACATCCTGTCCATCGTACTGGTGGAACCCTGAACATTACTTGGGACCAGCTGCTCTAATGCAG GCTTACAGATGGATTGCCGATAGCAGGGACGAGTATACAACTGAACGTTTAGTTGAAGTGAATGATACCATGAAGCTTTATAGATGCCATGGTATCCTCAACTGCACTAAAGTCTGTCCCAAAGGACTTGACCCTGCCGGATCAATATCCAAACTAAAGAAGCTGGTTGAGGAAAACGTTTCTGACG ATTGGGAAGATATTGCCCTCGATGAATATAAAGAGCGTAACAGAAAAGCAGTAGTACAAaacttgtaa
- the Mettl13 gene encoding Spermine/spermidine synthase family protein: MDILPTNVSSFRTASYWNQFYSNPKLENFEWYTDIKNILPIFHKCILERDCLSKNVSKQNFKDSIVVNVGCGNSNLSEVLIEDGFKTVYNLDFSQQVLDEMKAKSNGRGIFLNVDVSKKEYIDFGVMLNKKYPNIPKIIVDKAFMDAFISIDDSESRELIRSRSKAYLENTLNMMNCDDVFIIISVSQDYVVTELIRNMLMKDLFIDIYPLFSESDRKAHMIQFMYSIYKFDKGDKIERKQCKMVDMPNMPCEYFELGQLLKKVKMAKTALYLGPTIKKHTPGRRLAFDIFPSNQSDTCFTVVVYDSKVKNKRENACIIVPAGHEHLWLYSSVEGNQELSESANASRILLIWLKYVKNISNLLKINPLESYSDDQVMEYIKSNLTEALDNFSLDSASGVTIMKVGESCKIRRWVCEVPSRHCGKIIVRDLYNEDRKHNENKLYSRQMIFSSNPQVIQSEITYYEENSNPKFLFNHFNNEYHIAITLSMAFLKSEEAILILGGGAGVLTNILCDFVDNNIEVVELDEAVLEVAEKYFGYSPENVLDLKDSLNSELLNNNSRVLHIKGDALSYARNTPRKYSAVILDINNTEDSMEEKNLKSGTLMSPNPLFLEDEVLNKISELLTENHGILVLNMLTRCKETRKAVLERLEKVFKFIGIMKMETDINEVLICSSYTQNKGVEEISEFGRKLKNVNYSVKDLDSWVNRFSIYSKQF, encoded by the exons ATCGTTGTCAATGTGGGTTGTGGAAATTCTAACCTCTCAGAAGTACTCATTGAGGATGGGTTCAAGACAGTGTATAACCTTGACTTCTCACAACAAGTGCTAGATGAGATGAAAGCTAAGAGTAATGGTAGGGGCATTTTCTTAAACGTCGATGTTTCGAAAAAGGAATACATCGATTTCGGAGTAATGctgaataaaaaatacccaAATATACCAAAAATCATAGTGGATAAGGCCTTTATGGACGCATTCATATCAATAGATGATAGTGAGTCAAGAGAATTGATAAGATCAAGATCCAAAGCGTACCTGGAAAATACATTGAACATGATGAACTGCGACGATGTTTTCATAATCATATCAGTATCACAGGACTATGTTGTTACTGAGCTGATCAGAAACATGCTAATGAAGGACCTGTTCATAGATATTTACCCACTGTTTAGTGAATCTGATAGAAAGGCACACATGATCCAGTTCATGTATTCAATATACAAGTTTGATAAAGGAGACAAAATTGAGAGAAAGCAATGCAAGATGGTAGATATGCCTAATATGCCTTGTGAGTACTTTGAACTAGGACAACTTTTAA agaAGGTAAAAATGGCAAAAACGGCGCTTTATTTGGGGCCCACAATTAAGAAACATACTCCAGGAAGAAGACTCGCCTTTGATATTTTCCCAAGCAATCAAAGTGATACCTGTTTCACAGTTGTGGTCTACGACTCAAAAGTGAAGAACAAACGCGAGAATGCATGTATTATAGTTCCAGCg ggtCATGAGCACCTGTGGTTGTATTCATCAGTGGAGGGGAACCAAGAG ctTTCAGAAAGCGCTAATGCTAGTAGGATCTTGCTAATCTGGCTTAAGTACGTGAAGAATATATCAAACCTgcttaaaattaacccaCTTGAATCATACAGTGATGACCAGGTGATGGAGTATATTAAGAGTAATCTCACTGAAGCTCTGGATAACTTCTCGCTAGACTCAGCAAGTGGTGTGACCATAATGAAGGTGGGCGAGTCATGTAAAATAAGAAGATGGGTGTGTGAAGTACCATCTAGACATTGCGGGAAAATCATAGTTCGTGATCTTTACAATGAAGATCGTAAGCATAATGAGAACAAGTTGTACTCTAGACAGATGATCTTCTCGTCAAACCCACAAGTTATACAGTCTGAAATAACATACTACGAAGAAAATTCAAATCCAAAGTTCCTTTTCAATCACTTTAACAACGAGTATCACATAGCAATAACACTTTCAATGGCATTTCTCAAGTCTGAGGAAGCTATTCTGATCCTAGGTGGAG GTGCAGGGGTATTGACAAACATTCTGTGTGATTTTgtggataataatatagaaGTTGTGGAGCTAGATGAAGCGGTTCTGGAGGTGGCTGAGAAGTACTTTGGATACTCGCCTGAAAATGTTCTAGACTTGAAGGATTCACTCAATTCTGAActactaaataataattctagGGTTTTACACATCAAAGGAGATGCACTGAGCTATGCTCGTAATACTCCGAGAAAGTATTCAGCTGTGATTTTGGATATAAACAACACAGAGGATTCGATGGAGGAAAAGAACTTAAAATCTGGAACCCTGATGTCACCGAACCCGTTGTTCCTAGAAGATGAAGTGTTGAATAAAATCAGTGAGCTGTTGACTGAAAATCATGGAATTCTTGTTTTAAACATGCTAACAAGATGTAAGGAAACAAGGAAGGCAGTATTAGAGAGGTTAGAGAAggtgtttaaatttataggAATCATGAAGATGGAAACT gATATTAACGAAGTTTTAATATGTTCATCGTATACGCAGAATAAAGGTGTTGAAGAAATATCAGAATTT GGACGGAAACTGAAGAACGTGAATTACTCAGTTAAGGATCTTGATTCGTGGGTAAACCGATTCTCAATATACTCTAAACAGTTTTAA
- a CDS encoding putative integral membrane protein produces MDTTKNKPLLNKDKKGLHTGSLKEEEILESSEKLSGLNHESKSMLFLLCLSTFNDLQNRFLEKYKGMLDSKKIKGTDPTPQELKLYKKLLKSKDAFLNTPLEEDAGPSQTSTPPSTEPSTQETSLLRTLWRRYRIEFYIKAMLIIFLLKLPYFCYIVTTVIYILYCLGFFDLMARLSQTLRNNQNAQTVVRYFLQFMDNIQPLLVIQLNQDNAQQQLGQQVPVQDQTQSPQPQPQPQPQPDTVTNIPTPPTPERGQAVPPRSSTAPIISDQEETPRTVRQRPATSRVQFPFLQDRLLRARAPNETSDQTPTRGSSRSLRDRIDLFRRGHQLSQRNQPVSQPGECENTREKPTYFEKFVYQVFFSFILSLLPWWEPNPIYLEE; encoded by the exons ATGGATACCACCAAGAATAAGCCGCTCttaaataaagataaaaaggGACTCCACACTGGTAGTCTTAAAGAAGAGGAAATTTTGGAATCTTCAGAAAAACTTTCCGGCCTGAATCATGAAAGCAAGTCAATGTTATTTCTGCTATGTTTGTCTACGTTCAATGATTTGCAAAACAGATTCCTTGAAAAATATAAGGGAATGTTAGATTCCAAAAAGATTAAAGGGACTGATCCTACACCTCAAGAGCtcaaattatacaaaaaattactGAAATCAAAGGACGCTTTTTTAAACACACCCTTGGAGGAGGATGCTGGACCTAGTCAAACCTCAACACCGCCTTCTACAGAGCCATCCACTCAAGAAACTTcg CTTTTGAGAACCCTGTGGAGAAGATATCGCATAGAATTTTACATCAAGGCAATGCTCATAATATTCCTTCTAAAACTACCTTACTTCTGTTACATCGTCACGACAGTAATTTACATTCTGTACTGCTTAGGCTTCTTTGATTTGATGGCACGTCTCTCTCAAACCTTGAGGAACAACCAGAATGCACAAACTGTTGTTAGATACTTTCTACAGTTCATGGACAATATTCAGCCTCTTCTCGTAATTCAACTGAATCAAg aTAACGCTCAACAGCAACTAGGACAACAGGTTCCAGTTCAAGATCAAACACAATCACCTCAACCACAACCACAACCACAACCACAACCAGATACTGTTACAAATATTCCAACGCCGCCAACCCCTGAACGAGGCCAAGCTGTTCCCCCTAGAAGCAGTACTGCACCAATTATTTCA GATCAAGAGGAGACTCCACGTACTGTCCGCCAGAGACCAGCGACTTCAAGAGTTCAATTCCCCTTCCTTCAAGACCGATTATTACGAG CAAGAGCTCCAAACGAAACCTCGGATCAGACCCCAACACGCGGCAGTAGCAGGTCATTAAGAGATAGGATCGATTTGTTCCGTCGGGGTCACCAACTATCTCAAAGAAATCAGCCAGTTTCACAACCAGGTGAATGTGAAAACACTAGAGAGAAGCCAACTTACTTTGAGAAGTTTGTGTACCAAGTTTTCTTTTCCTTCATCCTAAGTCTCTTGCCCTGGTGGGAACCAAATCCAATATATCTAGAGGAGTAA